A window from Culex pipiens pallens isolate TS chromosome 3, TS_CPP_V2, whole genome shotgun sequence encodes these proteins:
- the LOC120418259 gene encoding uncharacterized protein LOC120418259: MKPFTFGVFVVAAALCVANVFAADEPASTKDSKDEEGVKIYKRLIPADVLRDFPGMCFASTRCATIEPGKSWDLAPFCGRSTCVVSESNPAQLLELVEDCGPLPLANDKCKLDTDKTNKTAPFPYCCPKFTCEPGVKLEYPEIKPSDASEEKKN, from the exons ATGAAGCCATTCACTTTCGGTGTGTTTGTCGTCGCTGCTGCCCTCTGCGTGGCCAACGTGTTTGCCGCAGACGAGCCTGCGAGCACCAAGGACAGCAAGGATGAGGAGGGTGTCAAGATCTACAAGCGTCTGATCCCGGCCGACGTACTCCGAG ATTTCCCCGGCATGTGCTTCGCCTCAACCCGTTGCGCCACCATTGAACCCGGCAAGTCGTGGGACCTCGCTCCGTTCTGCGGCCGCTCGACCTGTGTTGTGTCCGAGAGCAACCCCGCCCA ACTGCTGGAACTGGTCGAGGACTGCGGACCGCTCCCACTGGCCAACGACAAGTGCAAGCTGGATACGGACAAGACCAACAAGACCGCCCCCTTCCCGTACTGCTGCCCCAAGTTCACCTGCGAGCCAGGAGTCAAGCTGGAGTACCCGGAAATCAAACCCTCGGATGCTTCGGAGGAAAAGAAGAACTAA